The Rattus rattus isolate New Zealand chromosome 1, Rrattus_CSIRO_v1, whole genome shotgun sequence genome includes a region encoding these proteins:
- the Mecr gene encoding enoyl-[acyl-carrier-protein] reductase, mitochondrial isoform X1, translated as MLVSQRLTGARARAPLLASLLEAWCRQGRTTSSYSAFSEPSRVRALVYGNHGDPAKVIQLKNLELTAVEGSDVHVKMLAAPINPSDINMIQGNYGLLPKLPAVGGNEGVGQVIAVGSSVSGLKPGDWVIPANAGLGTWRTEAVFSEEALIGVPKDIPLQSAATLGVNPCTAYRMLVDFEQLQPGDSVIQNASNSGVGQAVIQIASALGLKTINVIRDRPDIKKLTDRLKDLGADYVLTEEELRMPETKNIFKDLPLPRLALNCVGGKSSTELLRHLAPGGTMVTYGGMAKQPVTASVSMLIFKDLKLRGFWLSQWKKNHSPDEFKGLILILCNLIRQGQLTAPAWSGVPLQDYQQALEASMKPFVSSKQILTM; from the exons ATGTTGGTCAGCCAGCGACTGACAGGGGCGCGAGCCCGGGCACCTCTGCTTGCGAGTCTCCTCGAGGCTTGGTGCCGCCAGGGCAGGACCACCTCCTCCTACTCTGCTTTCTCGGAGCCGTCGCGGGTGCGGGCGCTGGTCTATGGCAACCACGGGGATCCAGCCAAGGTCATCCA ACTgaagaacctggagctcactgctgtGGAAGGATCTGACGTCCATGTGAAGATGCTGGCAGCCCCTATCAATCCATCTGACATAAATATGATCCAAG GGAACTATGGCCTCCTTCCCAAGCTGCCTGCTGTTGGAGGGAATGAAGGTGTTGGACAGGTGATAGCAGTGGGCAGCAGTGTGTCTGGATTGAAGCCAGGAGATTGGGTGATCCCAGCAAATGCTGGTTTGG GAACCTGGCGGACTGAGGCGGTGTTCAGTGAGGAAGCGCTGATTGGAGTCCCTAAGGACATCCCTCTCCAGAGTGCTGCCACCCTTGGTGTCAACCCCTGCACAGCCTACAGGATGTTGGTGGACTTTGAACAGCTACAACCAG GGGACTCTGTCATCCAGAATGCGTCCAACAGTGGAGTAGGGCAAGCAGTCATTCAGATCGCCTCAGCCCTTGGCCTAAAGACCATCAACGTGATCCGAGACAG ACCCGACATCAAGAAGCTAACTGACAGACTGAAGGATCTAGGAGCTGATTATGTCCTCACAGAGGAGGAGCTAAGGATGCCCGAGACCAAAAACATCTTCAAG GACCTGCCGCTGCCCCGACTGGCTCTCAACTGTGTCGGAGGGAAGAGTTCCACAGAGCTGCTCCGGCACCTAGC GCCCGGAGGAACCATGGTGACCTATGGAGGAATGGCCAAGCAGCCTGTAACAGCCTCTGTG AGTATGCTCATTTTTAAGGACCTCAAACTTCGTGGCTTTTGGTTGTCCCAGTGGAAGAAGAACCATAGTCCAG ATGAGTTCAAGGGGCTGATTCTCATTCTCTGCAACCTCATCCGCCAAGGCCAGCTCACAGCCCCTGCCTGGTCCGGGGTGCCACTGCAGGACTACCAGCAGGCTTTGGAAGCCTCCATGAAACCTTTTGTGTCTTCGAAGCAGATTCTCACTATGTGA
- the Mecr gene encoding enoyl-[acyl-carrier-protein] reductase, mitochondrial isoform X2, which produces MATTGIQPRLKNLELTAVEGSDVHVKMLAAPINPSDINMIQGNYGLLPKLPAVGGNEGVGQVIAVGSSVSGLKPGDWVIPANAGLGTWRTEAVFSEEALIGVPKDIPLQSAATLGVNPCTAYRMLVDFEQLQPGDSVIQNASNSGVGQAVIQIASALGLKTINVIRDRPDIKKLTDRLKDLGADYVLTEEELRMPETKNIFKDLPLPRLALNCVGGKSSTELLRHLAPGGTMVTYGGMAKQPVTASVSMLIFKDLKLRGFWLSQWKKNHSPDEFKGLILILCNLIRQGQLTAPAWSGVPLQDYQQALEASMKPFVSSKQILTM; this is translated from the exons ATGGCAACCACGGGGATCCAGCCAAG ACTgaagaacctggagctcactgctgtGGAAGGATCTGACGTCCATGTGAAGATGCTGGCAGCCCCTATCAATCCATCTGACATAAATATGATCCAAG GGAACTATGGCCTCCTTCCCAAGCTGCCTGCTGTTGGAGGGAATGAAGGTGTTGGACAGGTGATAGCAGTGGGCAGCAGTGTGTCTGGATTGAAGCCAGGAGATTGGGTGATCCCAGCAAATGCTGGTTTGG GAACCTGGCGGACTGAGGCGGTGTTCAGTGAGGAAGCGCTGATTGGAGTCCCTAAGGACATCCCTCTCCAGAGTGCTGCCACCCTTGGTGTCAACCCCTGCACAGCCTACAGGATGTTGGTGGACTTTGAACAGCTACAACCAG GGGACTCTGTCATCCAGAATGCGTCCAACAGTGGAGTAGGGCAAGCAGTCATTCAGATCGCCTCAGCCCTTGGCCTAAAGACCATCAACGTGATCCGAGACAG ACCCGACATCAAGAAGCTAACTGACAGACTGAAGGATCTAGGAGCTGATTATGTCCTCACAGAGGAGGAGCTAAGGATGCCCGAGACCAAAAACATCTTCAAG GACCTGCCGCTGCCCCGACTGGCTCTCAACTGTGTCGGAGGGAAGAGTTCCACAGAGCTGCTCCGGCACCTAGC GCCCGGAGGAACCATGGTGACCTATGGAGGAATGGCCAAGCAGCCTGTAACAGCCTCTGTG AGTATGCTCATTTTTAAGGACCTCAAACTTCGTGGCTTTTGGTTGTCCCAGTGGAAGAAGAACCATAGTCCAG ATGAGTTCAAGGGGCTGATTCTCATTCTCTGCAACCTCATCCGCCAAGGCCAGCTCACAGCCCCTGCCTGGTCCGGGGTGCCACTGCAGGACTACCAGCAGGCTTTGGAAGCCTCCATGAAACCTTTTGTGTCTTCGAAGCAGATTCTCACTATGTGA
- the Mecr gene encoding enoyl-[acyl-carrier-protein] reductase, mitochondrial isoform X3 — MLAAPINPSDINMIQGNYGLLPKLPAVGGNEGVGQVIAVGSSVSGLKPGDWVIPANAGLGTWRTEAVFSEEALIGVPKDIPLQSAATLGVNPCTAYRMLVDFEQLQPGDSVIQNASNSGVGQAVIQIASALGLKTINVIRDRPDIKKLTDRLKDLGADYVLTEEELRMPETKNIFKDLPLPRLALNCVGGKSSTELLRHLAPGGTMVTYGGMAKQPVTASVSMLIFKDLKLRGFWLSQWKKNHSPDEFKGLILILCNLIRQGQLTAPAWSGVPLQDYQQALEASMKPFVSSKQILTM; from the exons ATGCTGGCAGCCCCTATCAATCCATCTGACATAAATATGATCCAAG GGAACTATGGCCTCCTTCCCAAGCTGCCTGCTGTTGGAGGGAATGAAGGTGTTGGACAGGTGATAGCAGTGGGCAGCAGTGTGTCTGGATTGAAGCCAGGAGATTGGGTGATCCCAGCAAATGCTGGTTTGG GAACCTGGCGGACTGAGGCGGTGTTCAGTGAGGAAGCGCTGATTGGAGTCCCTAAGGACATCCCTCTCCAGAGTGCTGCCACCCTTGGTGTCAACCCCTGCACAGCCTACAGGATGTTGGTGGACTTTGAACAGCTACAACCAG GGGACTCTGTCATCCAGAATGCGTCCAACAGTGGAGTAGGGCAAGCAGTCATTCAGATCGCCTCAGCCCTTGGCCTAAAGACCATCAACGTGATCCGAGACAG ACCCGACATCAAGAAGCTAACTGACAGACTGAAGGATCTAGGAGCTGATTATGTCCTCACAGAGGAGGAGCTAAGGATGCCCGAGACCAAAAACATCTTCAAG GACCTGCCGCTGCCCCGACTGGCTCTCAACTGTGTCGGAGGGAAGAGTTCCACAGAGCTGCTCCGGCACCTAGC GCCCGGAGGAACCATGGTGACCTATGGAGGAATGGCCAAGCAGCCTGTAACAGCCTCTGTG AGTATGCTCATTTTTAAGGACCTCAAACTTCGTGGCTTTTGGTTGTCCCAGTGGAAGAAGAACCATAGTCCAG ATGAGTTCAAGGGGCTGATTCTCATTCTCTGCAACCTCATCCGCCAAGGCCAGCTCACAGCCCCTGCCTGGTCCGGGGTGCCACTGCAGGACTACCAGCAGGCTTTGGAAGCCTCCATGAAACCTTTTGTGTCTTCGAAGCAGATTCTCACTATGTGA
- the Mecr gene encoding enoyl-[acyl-carrier-protein] reductase, mitochondrial isoform X4 — protein MLVSQRLTGARARAPLLASLLEAWCRQGRTTSSYSAFSEPSRVRALVYGNHGDPAKVIHGIDACLFGRTTWGYPHLVVLVHTSAATVLMNLELTAVEGSDVHVKMLAAPINPSDINMIQGNYGLLPKLPAVGGNEGVGQVIAVGSSVSGLKPGDWVIPANAGLGTWRTEAVFSEEALIGVPKDIPLQSAATLGVNPCTAYRMLVDFEQLQPGDSVIQNASNSGVGQAVIQIASALGLKTINVIRDRPDIKKLTDRLKDLGADYVLTEEELRMPETKNIFKDLPLPRLALNCVGGKSSTELLRHLAPGGTMVTYGGMAKQPVTASVSMLIFKDLKLRGFWLSQWKKNHSPDEFKGLILILCNLIRQGQLTAPAWSGVPLQDYQQALEASMKPFVSSKQILTM, from the exons ATGTTGGTCAGCCAGCGACTGACAGGGGCGCGAGCCCGGGCACCTCTGCTTGCGAGTCTCCTCGAGGCTTGGTGCCGCCAGGGCAGGACCACCTCCTCCTACTCTGCTTTCTCGGAGCCGTCGCGGGTGCGGGCGCTGGTCTATGGCAACCACGGGGATCCAGCCAAGGTCATCCA TGGGATAGAT GCATGCCTGTTTGGAAGAACCACTTGGGGGTACCCTCACCTGGTGGTGCTGGTTCACACATCAGCAGCGACTGTATTAATG aacctggagctcactgctgtGGAAGGATCTGACGTCCATGTGAAGATGCTGGCAGCCCCTATCAATCCATCTGACATAAATATGATCCAAG GGAACTATGGCCTCCTTCCCAAGCTGCCTGCTGTTGGAGGGAATGAAGGTGTTGGACAGGTGATAGCAGTGGGCAGCAGTGTGTCTGGATTGAAGCCAGGAGATTGGGTGATCCCAGCAAATGCTGGTTTGG GAACCTGGCGGACTGAGGCGGTGTTCAGTGAGGAAGCGCTGATTGGAGTCCCTAAGGACATCCCTCTCCAGAGTGCTGCCACCCTTGGTGTCAACCCCTGCACAGCCTACAGGATGTTGGTGGACTTTGAACAGCTACAACCAG GGGACTCTGTCATCCAGAATGCGTCCAACAGTGGAGTAGGGCAAGCAGTCATTCAGATCGCCTCAGCCCTTGGCCTAAAGACCATCAACGTGATCCGAGACAG ACCCGACATCAAGAAGCTAACTGACAGACTGAAGGATCTAGGAGCTGATTATGTCCTCACAGAGGAGGAGCTAAGGATGCCCGAGACCAAAAACATCTTCAAG GACCTGCCGCTGCCCCGACTGGCTCTCAACTGTGTCGGAGGGAAGAGTTCCACAGAGCTGCTCCGGCACCTAGC GCCCGGAGGAACCATGGTGACCTATGGAGGAATGGCCAAGCAGCCTGTAACAGCCTCTGTG AGTATGCTCATTTTTAAGGACCTCAAACTTCGTGGCTTTTGGTTGTCCCAGTGGAAGAAGAACCATAGTCCAG ATGAGTTCAAGGGGCTGATTCTCATTCTCTGCAACCTCATCCGCCAAGGCCAGCTCACAGCCCCTGCCTGGTCCGGGGTGCCACTGCAGGACTACCAGCAGGCTTTGGAAGCCTCCATGAAACCTTTTGTGTCTTCGAAGCAGATTCTCACTATGTGA